The genomic DNA CTTGAATTGTACCTAATTGCCATTCTCTATCCAAAGAATCTTTTATAATAAAATCTAATTTTGGACCATAAAAAGCTGCTCCTCCATAATGAATAGTGGCTTCTATATTTTTCTCTTTTACAGTTTTAAGTATAGATTCTTCAGCTAATTTCCAATTTTTATCAGATCCAATATAATTATTAATGTTTTTTCTATCTCTCAAAGAAATTCTTACTGTATATTTTAAAAAACCTAGATGACGAAAAACCACAAAAATTAAATTAATAACTTTTTTAAATTCTTCTGACAATTGATCTTCTGTACAAAAAATATGTGCATCATCTTGTGTAAAAGATCTGACCCTAGTTAGTCCATGAATCTCTCCACTTTTTTCATAACGATAAACTGTTCCAAATTCTGCAAAACGCTTAGGTAGATCTCTATAAGACCATTCTTGAGATCTGTAAACTTCACAATGATGAGGACAATTCATTGGTTTCAATAAAAATTCTTCTTCTTTACGAGGAGTTTGGATTGGTTTAAAACTATCTTTTCCATATTTATCCCAGTGACCACTCGTTACATATAATTTTTTATGTCCAATATGTGGAGTTATTATCATTTCATATCCTGATTCTTTTTGAATTTTAGTCAAAAAATCTTCCAAAT from Blattabacterium cuenoti includes the following:
- the thrS gene encoding threonine--tRNA ligase; protein product: MYLIWVQKKLCRSFFFEMDKSSVSSLKKNYSSDHRKIGKKLKFFTFSDRVGMGLPLWLPRGTILRKNLEDFLTKIQKESGYEMIITPHIGHKKLYVTSGHWDKYGKDSFKPIQTPRKEEEFLLKPMNCPHHCEVYRSQEWSYRDLPKRFAEFGTVYRYEKSGEIHGLTRVRSFTQDDAHIFCTEDQLSEEFKKVINLIFVVFRHLGFLKYTVRISLRDRKNINNYIGSDKNWKLAEESILKTVKEKNIEATIHYGGAAFYGPKLDFIIKDSLDREWQLGTIQVDYNLPERFGLSYKDKNNEKIRPVMIHRAPFGSLERIIAILIEHTNGDLPLWLVPNQAVILTISDKYIFYAKKILNLMLNHNIRVSIDSRNEKISKKIRDSEETKIPYMIILGEKEEKNEMISLRRHGFGHVGLFSISNGIDIIFKETN